TTGATGTACAGGGTTTCAGCTTTAGCATCCTTAGAACCAAAAATGATAATTTGCTCTGCTTTTTGAATTTTTGCAGCACTGATAAGTTTCATAAAGTCTTGATGGGCTTGTTGTTCTCCATCAATGCTGTTCACTTTATAAGAATCTATTAAGGCTTCCTTAAGTTTATCCCCACCAAAACTTCTTAAGGGTGTCATCACCACGGCTTTTTGTGGTGAGGATAAAATTTTAAATTCACTCTGTTCAGATAGTAGTTCTTGTGTTGTGTACAGAGTAATTTTGTACACATCTACGTTTACAATAGCCACTTTCTTTTTTCTAATACCTTCGCCGTGTTTTTTTAAAGCTTTTTCTGCAGCAGACGTCGTAAAAACCACTTCATCGTTTTTAATTTCTAAACTTTTTATGGTAGAATCAGAAGTGGACTTTGTGGCTTCTGCTTTTTTGTTCACAGGTGTCACTGCAAAAGCAGTTACAGCAAAAGTCAAAGTGAGAAGCACGGCAGTGGCTATAATGGTAGAAATCGAAAATAAAGGGCGAGTAAAGGACTGATGATTGTTAAACTTAAAGCTCATACTATAAACTCCTTAAAATGTGTTTTAGCACTTACCCTAAAGTCTAATCTAAATTTTACAGCTGACAAGTTGCAAACTCTCATGTCCCTAGTTCTTATTGCAATCTTGTCAGGGTCTTGTGCCACCGCGCCTAAAGAAGGCGATCCTCGATATTTTAAACCTTATGATACAGAAAACGCCTATAACACTTGGACATCTCCCACAGATCCCAACGTGACATTGACGCAAAAATTTAAACCTCCTAAAAATCCCAGACACCGTGGAGTGGACCTTGCGGGCAAATCAGGGCAACCCATCTATGCGGCAAGAGCAGGTACAGTGGTTTATGCAGGGCAAAAGTTTCAAGGGTATGGGAAAATGCTTTTAGTGGAACATGATTCCTCATGGACCACTTTGTACTCGCATTTAAGTCAGTTTAAGGTTCGTAGTGGTGACACCGTAAAACAAGGCCAAATCATTGGTTTAATGGGACGTACAGGACGAGCCTCAGGTGTGCATTTACATTTTGAAGTGTACTACAACAAGATCCCACAAGACCCTTTAAAAATTGTACCGATGAAATATAAAACCAGATAAGAATTCAAAAATTAAAAAGACCCTGCCCAACGCAAATGGACTCAAGTTCTGAAGTTTTACAGTTTTTTTGAAAGAGTCGTCCTCAGGGCCATCACAGTGCAAACCTAGATAGATAAGTCGATCTGCATGCTATGAGCTTTAAAAATATGATTTAACTTTTATCCCGCTAAAATAATGGGATTGTCTTCAGAGTTCACGCGCATAAAATCACTGCGACGTAGACCTAAATTGACAAAGTCGATCTGAGATTCCAAAGCTTCAAAGGTCTTCATCTGTCTATAGATGTGATTCACCTTTTTTTGTACAAAGCGAAGAATTTGTTTTTTGTATTTGGCTCTAAGCCCCACAAACTGAATACTAAAAGTTTCACTGTGGTTTTTACCATCTACAATGCTTAATTTTTCTTGCCTTAGAATCACAGCTCTAGAATTAAAAGATTTTAATTTAAATTTGGAATTAAAAGGAACATGGACCTTCACTTCATCATTAAGTGCCACTTCTCCATAAGGGATTTCCACACGCGCACCCCCTGCGCTAAGCTGTAAGCATTTGGCATTTAAAACCTTGCCATTATGAATGATCACAATGGGATGGGATTGTAATTCAATACGAATATGAGAACGAATTTGTGCGATCTCTTTACGAGGGCTGTAATTGTATAAGAAGTTTTCAATAAACTTTTGAGAAAAACAAGTGTACTCCGTAATCTTTTTCCAATTGTCTTCCAGATTAGAACGCACATACTGATGTCTGGTGATACTTTTTGATAAGATCATTAACGAAAGTTCAGGATAACTGTAAGGGCCCATCCAGCGCTGCCCACACTTAAGATACCAAATCTGACTTAACAAACGTATTTCCTGAGAAGTAAAATATACTTGCATAAGCTACTGTCCTTAGGGCCTAGGGCTTTTACCCCACCCACTAGACAACTCTTCGGCAAGACTTCCCTGCGACTTAAGTCCTTGATCTCATTTTGATGCGTTTTAATCTTAAAAGCTCTGCCAATGCAACGCGTCGTCTGCAGGGCTCCTTGTGTTATGCCCCGACTTTGGCAATCCTAACCTTAAGTCAGGATGAACGATGAGGGGTGTATAATGTCTATTTTGTCCGCTTTATCTATAAAAAAAACTCTATCTAGTGGCTTTGTTGCCTGTTTACTTAGCGCAACCCTTACGACAGGCGCGTGGGCTGACACTCAGATCGCAGAGCCTGCTCGGGCTAGTTTGGCCACTCCCGATTGGTCTTTGATCAACTTACGCTTAGAAGATGTCGCTCAAGATCATATCAATGCCTTTGGGTTTATCATTGATGCCCATGCCGAGATCGACCTTCAAAATACAGATTGGGATGCAGGGAATTTGAGTTTTCGCTTTGATGTTCAGTCCTCAGATCTTTTGCTGCTTTCAACACCCAATCCACTCAGCGTTCAGCTTTCTGGTCAATTCGATGTGAAAACCACTGACCTAGGTGCGGACAAAAAAGTCGACCTGACAGCAGAGGTGTCGCTCAATGGGGATGTGGTTTCTGTTTTACGTCATATCAATGAACTCATCGCTGATTGCAGCACTTATGATCTATCAGATATGTTTATGGTTCACTTTTGTGCTTACTCTGAACATGTCGCACAGAACGATGATGCTTCCACTTACCAACCTGCTTTAGAATCCTTAAGAGACGCTTTGGTGACTCTAGCACCTAATAATAACAGAGTGCCTTTGATTCCTCCTTTTAATAATCAAAAAGGTTGGATGGATGAGTTTTTTAATGTTCTTATAGGAGCTTTAATCACAGGAGATGACACGTCTTCTAGTGTGGTGGCCGAGATTGATCTGTCTACACTTTTAAATTTCCCTGCGCAAGGACAAGCGGTTTTAAAAATCAGCAATGGTTCTTTATTGGTATCACTTACGGGTGAAGCGATTCTGTCTGAGGCCGAGTATTCTTCATATAAAAACACTTTGCAAAGAGGACTACTCTTGCTTCAAGATGGCGATCCAGATTTTATGTCTGAGATTTACCAATACAGCTTTTTAGTTTTTGGTTTGATTGAAGGGTTTTTAAACTAGATTTAATAAATCTAAAATTCTACTTGTATTGTAAATAAATATCTATTTCGGTTGATTTCAGCAATGGAAGATGGTGGCGTGACTCCGCTTCCGTATTTGTAGCTGTTTAACTCGTAGGCCAAAGAAAGTTCGTAGGCCCAAATGTCATTCTGATTTTTCAAAACCAATGCCGTATGGTAGTCTTTGGCTTTATACTCATCTGTGCTGTCTAAGCCTTTACCGTATATGCCTACCAGTCCCCATTTTCCTAATGTGGATTCGTTGAATATCCATTCAAATTTTAGAGCACCGATATTGACCTGTTGCCTAAAAGATTCAAGCACAAAAATAGGTGTAGTTCTTTGATATAGGAGCCATCTGCTTTCTTTAAGATTAGCTCCCACACTCAGATGATCTGAAAGATGCAAATTAAAGCCCAAAGTCAGCTGGCGATCGTATTCACCCACAAGATCAGATTGGGTAAGGTCTTTGGACTCGGCATTGACAATAAGAATGTATCTATACAGGCCATATACAGAAAACCAGTCCGTAAAGTACTTAGAGGTCCCCACCTCGATTCCCGTGGTTAAAAGACTGATCTCATCCACGATGCCCATTCCTTTTGCGTTGGAAAATTCTGCCCCATTGATAATTCCTAGAACCAACGACCACTCATACTTATTGACCTCTTGATTTGAAATTTTAGCGATCTTAGGGGTCTGCTGTGAATCGTATCTTAAAGCTTGGTTTGGCTTTGCCGTAGACGAATCTTTAAAATCATGAGGGTCTGTCTGTGGAGGATTGAATGTATGCCGTGCTTGAGTATCTATTGGAACTTCTGGAGGAACGACTGAAGGCGAAAGAGGAGCCATCAAGGCGATTTCTTTTTCTTTTAAAGAGTAAAACGTTTCAATATCTGTAAACCTAAGATTTTTAGCGCTTAAAGAGGACCAAATGCTTGCAGGAGTTTGAGTTAAAACCTCTTCAGACACATACCCTACACGATAACAATGCTCTATCACCCAAGCTTTATCTGGTCTTTTACTCCAAGGTAAAATTTGAGTGTAAGACTCAACAGGAACTTGAAGACTTCGGCTGGGGTTTAAAATCTGGGCTCGACGTTTAAGTTCAACTTGCACTTGGGATCGGGGTTCGATTTCTAAAATTAAAGACTCTAGGCTTTTATTTTTTTGCGGATTTATTAAGCAAATTTCCATGTCACGGGAAGAACTGGCCTGTGGTGTTCCTGTTTGTGCCCAAGATTCTAAAGCCAAGCAAAGAACTAAGAGCAGCAGTCCCCCACCTCTCCAAAAGCCTACGATAGGCTTTAAAATAGTCCTCACAAGTGGTGTAACTGCGTTGAGATTTTGGGTCCAAGACATACGCGAAACTATCGGTTGATAGAGGGGCTTTTCTCAGTCCAGATGACATAAAAATTATATATAAAGTGAGAGGTCAAAGTTGAGAGTCCACAGGCTAAAGTGGATCAAAATCATATATAATACCAAAGAGAAAAAGCCTTCTTTTTTTCCCCTTTTTGTTGCCTGACCGAGGGGATTTGTGTAGTTTGAGGGTTCCAACTTTAGTCTATCTTATGCGGAGTTAGCTCAGTTGGTAGAGCACCAGCTCGACAAGCTGGGGGTCACAAGTTCGAGTCTTGTACTCCGCACCAATCGCAAATCCCAATAGTGTTTCTTGAAATTGATGTTTTTGCACTTATTTCGTTCATTAAATATCTGTAGAAAAACAATCACTAACAATTATCTATACTTAGTACATTGAAGCTAACACAGCTGGTTAGATGCTAGGCACTCGTGATATTGAGAGAATTTCATCTCATATTAAGGATTGGATATCGCAAGTGGGAGTTTAAAATAAGAATTAGAAAACTCTGTTTTTATATAGCTTTATAGAGCTAAGTAATACTTAGCTCTATAAATTAAACTCAGTACCCAAATACAACGAGTCCCCACACATTTGTATATCTGTCCGATTCAAAGAATGAAGCTAAGCGTTTATAAACGGTATTAAATTCTTTTCTTGGACTCATATCCCTGTTTTGTCGCAATTCTTGAGGAACCATTAAAAATAGAAAGTTTGCTTTCTCACAAAGATGACATTTCCAGAAATCCAGCAAGTCCATATTGTTGATAGTGACTTTTCCTCTCTCAACTTCCAAAATAATACCTGTATCTTTGATAGGGAGATAATAGTCAGGTCTCAATAGCTGATTGGTAGCATCTTTAAAGAGTCCTTTAGCTTCAGAGGTAAAGCCGAGTTCAAGCGCTTCTGTTAAAAAACAATTCTGAATATCATGGCTAGATTTTCCTGGCTGATTGCTAAGACAAATCTGATTGTAAATCTCATCACGATTGAGAATGGACAAAAGTTTATTTGCAACCCCATCAACTTCATTTTTTAAAGCTGAATCAATATCGTCTCTGAAATAACTTACCATTTGTACTGACATTTAACTATCCTATCAAATTATGTCGTAGATATAAAAAAGATAATTTAAAACTGACGAGGTGGTTTGTATAAGCACAGTTGGTCTGTGGACCATGATGTGCCCTTATCATTTAAGGTTTCGCTTTTATAAAGTACGTTTAATTTTCCACCACGAATTTTATTGATTTCAAAAGTTTTTCTAGTTGTAGTTTTTATTCCATTACAGGTTCTTTCTAAAGTCTCAATACTTTTAATATTTACCTTATCTCTCATCTGAGTTTCTATAGTGACTACATTATGGCAAGCCAAGGTTCCTGTTTGAGTTTTTACCATGTCTGAATACTCTCTTCGACTACTAGGAGATACAGAAAACACAATTCCATTTCCGAAATAAAAGCCATCTTCTTTCCTGTCAAAAATTGTCACTTGTGTATCATTTCCACTTGCGTGGACGTCAAAGTTTCCCTCAGGACAAGATGCGCCTTCTGACTTTTGCAGCTCGAGTTGGGACTTATGAAGTTCTTGGAGAATCTGGGGAATTTTATTTTTTGTTACTGTATTTTTAGGGTTTGGCGGTTGTGGCTGGGTTCGAGGCTTACCACTACCTGTACCATCGGCAATTTCACCTGCATGAGCCACAGAAAAACTTAACAGACTTATCAGTATTATTTTTAACATAAAATCCCCCAATATAGAGAACCCAAGGTGTGTCTATAGCTATGATGATAAAAGATTTTTATGTCCTTACAACGTAATATTTATTAAAACCAATATCATGTAGACCATATCATTTTACTAGACCTTTGGCCTTAGAAAGCTGGGATGTACGTTGAAAATAAAAAGTTAGATTTTTAGTTCTGCCGAATCTGAAAAGTTCTTAAGCCAACTTGTAAAGAAATGTGCAGGCGTAATGTCATAACCCAATTTTTGTGCGGACGTCATTTGCATGCAGCTCATTCCGCAAACATCAATGGTTTTAAAGATTTCAAGATCGTTTTGTAAGTTTATAGAAAGGCCCTGCCCCACCCAACCTTGAGAGTAAGAGAGCCCTGCAGAGACTATTTTTTTGCTTTCAATGTACATCCCGTAGTTCTTTTCAAAATCAATTTCAGTTTTGATTCCATAACCAAGAAAGGTCTTTTGGGTCACTTTAAATAAAAACTCTAAATAATCTTTAATCCCCATCTGTAACTTTTTGATGTTCATAATAGGATAAATGGTCAGTTGCCCTGGGTTGTGGATTGTTAATTTTCCACCACGAGAAACCAAATACATATCCATGTCATGATCTCTAATATCCCAATCTGATCTGCGCTCCTCATAGTCTTTCCATAAGCTTCGCCCCACACTTAAGACAGCTTCATGCTCACAGCCCAGTATGTAAGCCGAGTCCATATCTTGTAAGTCTTGTTTTTCCTTCTGCAGCTCTTGCCCCACAGCCATAGACACAAGGCCTAGCCATTGCGACGCAACCTTTAGAGGCTTAATAAGAACTGGGGGCTTGCGCTGGGGTGCTGCTCGGTTTGGCAAAATCTTCTTCCGTCATTGGGGTTAATATTAAGGTCTCTTCAACAATTTCTTTCTTATAAGGTCCTTTTAAAAAGTGCAATCTAGAAATCTCTTTAAGAATAGACATGGTGGCTGGGCGCACAGAAAAGGTGACCTCGTCTCCAGAAAAACTATAAATTCGAAATCCCTTGATCTCTTTAAAAGCCTCTTTGATCTGGTCCATGATCTTTTCAATCTCGTGGTAAGTAAGACTTGCTTTAAACTGCACAAAGAGCTGGGGTTCCTCTGGAACCAAAAGAACCTTATCCTTACGAAAGAACGTCTTCATTCTTTGGCCGAGATCCCCCACCTGTTCTATATTCACAATATCTTTGTCTGATTCGGGAATAAAAATATCTGAAGGTTCTGCTAAAGAATTCACTTTAATGTCTTTTAAAATAAATTCCTCAGGCTTTTCGGTATCATAGATCATATTTCCTGAGATCAAATATTGAGTGTTATTCTGTATTAACTGATCCACAGTGTCTGCTGTAAATTCTTTGACGGTGACAAAATTAAAGCCCAAAAAAATGTTATCCTGTTTTAACTCTTCAACAATTTTCTTTAAAATTTCCTTGTAAACCTCTGGAACTTTTTTGCTTTTGGCAGTCCACCATTTATAGGAAGACATATTTTCGGCATTGATCAAAGTGATGTAAGGCAGGGCTCTTATTTTTAGTGGATCTTTGGTGGATAAGGCCTCTTCTTTAGAATCCATCTCTTTAATCTTGGCGTTCTTGTCTGACTTGGAAGTTTGAGATTGTACTTCCTTGACTTTGGTTGACGAGGTCTTTGCCTGCACTGCTTTAGACCCCTCGTTCTGAGTCTGTATTCTCTCGGTCTTCTGGGTTTGCGCTAAGGAGTTTACTGTATTTTGGGGACTGTCTTCTTGAGCTTTAACAAGAAGACAAAATGTGATTAAAAAAAAGATTATTGTTTTTTTCATGGGATTTATTGGTCGAAATAAATATTATGTAACGGAAAAAGTTTGTTTAATTTTTGCAAGAATTCCACTTCAGGGTAAATGCCCTCTTCACTAGACACTTTCATAAGTACGTTACGTTTGACGTCTTGCATTTCTACATTCAAGTAAAGTTGGGTTTTTCCTGGGTGGCTCACCGCTAGACCTTCAAGCAGTGGCAACACTTTGATCAGCTCTTGGTCTTTGGTTTTAATGACTAATTTATTTTTTTTGCTCAATTCCCCCATTATGGATTGCACGTTGGAAATAAAGAGTTTCTTTTGGTTTTCTTCGATCTCCATTTTTCCAGTAAAGACCAACGGCACGTCTAAAGGCAGCTCCATTTTAAATTTATCATACGCATCTGGAAAAATGATGGCCTCAAAGCTTTCAAACTCATCTTCAACTTGTAAGAAGGCCATTCTTGTTCCCTTTTTAGTGATGATTTCACGTTTATCCGTGATCATCCCCAACCACTGCGTCATCTCTTTATGGGTCTTGGGATCAATCAAAGTTTTGGTTTTAAAAAAATGATCCATGCCTTCCAAAGGGTGTCCCGACAGATAAAATCCCAATACCTCTTTTTCGTCATTTAAAATAGAACGTGGGTTATCTGGTTCTTTATTAGGAACAATCACCTTTTGCACACTGTCTTCTGTATCTAGGTTTGCAAATAGATCAAATTGACCAAGTTCTTTATCTTTGCGCTGACGCTCTTGGCTTTCAATGAATAAGGGATAACTGTCTAGCAGTTCACGTCTATTGTACCCAAACTCATCCAAAGCCCCTGCCTTAATTAAACTTTCAATAGTTTTTTTATTCACTTTGCGCAAATCCACCGAAG
This genomic window from Pseudobdellovibrionaceae bacterium contains:
- a CDS encoding chalcone isomerase family protein, which produces MSFKFNNHQSFTRPLFSISTIIATAVLLTLTFAVTAFAVTPVNKKAEATKSTSDSTIKSLEIKNDEVVFTTSAAEKALKKHGEGIRKKKVAIVNVDVYKITLYTTQELLSEQSEFKILSSPQKAVVMTPLRSFGGDKLKEALIDSYKVNSIDGEQQAHQDFMKLISAAKIQKAEQIIIFGSKDAKAETLYIKRGEQFEAITGHEGFVNEVFAVWLGKTVDKQLESVKQSLLGAGK
- a CDS encoding PilZ domain-containing protein, yielding MQVYFTSQEIRLLSQIWYLKCGQRWMGPYSYPELSLMILSKSITRHQYVRSNLEDNWKKITEYTCFSQKFIENFLYNYSPRKEIAQIRSHIRIELQSHPIVIIHNGKVLNAKCLQLSAGGARVEIPYGEVALNDEVKVHVPFNSKFKLKSFNSRAVILRQEKLSIVDGKNHSETFSIQFVGLRAKYKKQILRFVQKKVNHIYRQMKTFEALESQIDFVNLGLRRSDFMRVNSEDNPIILAG
- the lipB gene encoding lipoyl(octanoyl) transferase LipB, yielding MAVGQELQKEKQDLQDMDSAYILGCEHEAVLSVGRSLWKDYEERRSDWDIRDHDMDMYLVSRGGKLTIHNPGQLTIYPIMNIKKLQMGIKDYLEFLFKVTQKTFLGYGIKTEIDFEKNYGMYIESKKIVSAGLSYSQGWVGQGLSINLQNDLEIFKTIDVCGMSCMQMTSAQKLGYDITPAHFFTSWLKNFSDSAELKI
- a CDS encoding M23 family metallopeptidase, giving the protein MIVKLKAHTINSLKCVLALTLKSNLNFTADKLQTLMSLVLIAILSGSCATAPKEGDPRYFKPYDTENAYNTWTSPTDPNVTLTQKFKPPKNPRHRGVDLAGKSGQPIYAARAGTVVYAGQKFQGYGKMLLVEHDSSWTTLYSHLSQFKVRSGDTVKQGQIIGLMGRTGRASGVHLHFEVYYNKIPQDPLKIVPMKYKTR